One Penicillium oxalicum strain HP7-1 chromosome III, whole genome shotgun sequence genomic region harbors:
- a CDS encoding Protein sip5 — MGNSQTKESRPGAPRQQSDASGSGRTVYQSTRSGRSSRPDLSVLGFGSSHREDRDVATLEQRRETKQEREARRQEKENAARLKERERSMKEEHVDGGFLVTQGVYVGTEDFNKAVVRQLMIERRLAPFWRGLNDFSESWAEHQIMAAARGLPIPPPDEIPPELEYSPPKAGDTKPAAGETNIQHLTVSITSRSQSLNSDVSQNSNPGGSLPTAAPSGTSTSPFFRTRAKTLAALSSSSRHGSQTDLTPRELQLPKDSFVNGQPIEVYLYKDATECPICFLYYPPYLNRTRCCDQSICSECFVQIKRPDPHPPEHEQPNPNAPPRSEAEIAAAESSESQLVSEPSSCPFCVQPEFGVTYAAPPFRRGLVYATDLTSRPSPNVVSPGSSTTSLGSANALPVPGRRRATSLSTTDPSVVTTDRVRPDWAQKLANARAHAARRSAAATALHTAAYLMNSTPSGSGSGNDSRGLGLGRRGLRRATHGDAGRSGSPALNALAFLSERPDRTPPRAPAAENDSAEDGQVNPTSTRENARRSRIDDLEDMMMMEAIRLSLASEEDRRRREEKEIRKEAKRREKEREKEAKRAEKAARKTGLYSNNASVSALGAQADTKTSSASSVAEQSSSASKGKAVDRVSPGPAMAATTAAESPTSTPSTSLSPADQSLAPLDSGAAVEPLKPSHLRQVSSTSSSISSMMEANGGDSDISPAGPDGANGSLEPMFNFRSLAAVIDDEEKSQAAEHVEDTAVQQTEGSSSKAPSVHRHSADSTSPDSPAVEVEDSSGGVMPKELESRSVEILRETKAAATP; from the exons ATGGGAAACTCCCAGACGAAGGAGTCACGACCCGGAGCGCCTCGTCAGCAATCCGATGCATCCGGTAGCGGCCGAACCGTGTATCAATCCACTCGGTCGGGCAGAAGCAGTCGACCGGATCTCTCGGTGCTTGGATTCGGGAGCAGCCATCGTGAGGACCGTGATGTGGCGACACTGGAGCAACGGCGTGAAACGAAGCAGGAGCGGGAGGCCCGCCGacaggagaaggaaaatgCCGCTCGATTGAAGGAACGCGAGCGCAGCATGAAAGAGGAACACGTGGATGGAGGCTTTCTCGTGACGCAGGGTGTGTATGTCGGCACGGAGGACTTTAACAAGGCGGTTGTTCGCCAACTGATG ATTGAGCGACGACTAGCACCGTTTTGGAGAGGACTGAATGACTTCTCCGAGTCTTGGGCGGAGCACCAGATCATGGCCGCCGCGCGGGGATTGCCAATTCCCCCGCCCGATGAGATTCCGCCCGAGTTGGAGTACTCTCCGCCCAAGGCCGGCGACACCAAACCCGCGGCGGGCGAGACGAACATTCAGCATTTGACGGTGTCCATTACCTCTCGATCCCAATCGCTCAACTCGGACGTCTCGCAAAACTCCAACCCCGGCGGGTCACTACCCACTGCGGCGCCATCTGGCACAtccacctcccccttcttccgCACGCGCGCAAAGACCCTCGCTGCCTTGTCGAGCTCTTCGCGTCATGGCTCCCAGACCGATTTGACTCCACGGGAACTGCAGCTTCCCAAGGATTCATTTGTGAATGGGCAGCCCATCGAGGTCTACTTGTACAAGGACGCCACCGAGTGCCCCATCTGCTTTCTGTACTATCCTCCCTATCTGAACCGTACCCGATGTTGCGACCAGTCCATCTGCTCCGAATGCTTCGTCCAAATCAAACGCCCCGATCCCCACCCCCCAGAGCACGAACAACCGAATCCGAATGCGCCGCCCCGCAGTGAGGCTGAAATAGCGGCAGCTGAATCGAGCGAGAGTCAACTGGTGTCGGAGCCCTCGTCATGTCCCTTTTGCGTGCAGCCCGAGTTTGGTGTCACCTACGCGGCGCCGCCTTTCCGACGAGGGTTGGTGTATGCCACCGATCTGACTTCCCGTCCCTCCCCCAACGTCGTGTCTCCTGGTTCCTCTACCACCTCCTTGGGCTCGGCGAATGCTCTTCCGGTCCCCGGTCGACGCCGCGCCACTTCCTTGTCCACCACCGATCCCAGTGTCGTCACGACTGACCGAGTTCGTCCGGATTGGGCGCAAAAGCTTGCCAACGCTCGTGCCCATGCTGCTCGGCGATCCGCGGCGGCCACCGCGTTGCATACTGCTGCATATTTGATGAACTCGACGCCatctggctctggctctggcaACGATTCTCGAGGTCTTGGTTTGGGCCGACGCGGCTTGCGGAGGGCAACTCATGGGGACGCCGGCCGGTCCGGCTCCCCTGCTCTCAATGCTCTCGCGTTTCTCAGCGAACGGCCCGATCGAACGCCCCCGAGAGCGCCTGCAGCCGAGAATGATTCAGCGGAAGACGGCCAGGTCAACCCGACAAGTACCCGAGAGAACGCACGTCGCAGTCGCATCGATGACCTTGAggacatgatgatgatggaggcTATTCGTCTGAGTCTAGCGAGCGAGGAGGATCGACGGAGACgtgaggagaaggagattcgAAAAGAGGCCAAGCgcagagagaaggagagggagaaggaagcgAAAAGGGCGGAAAAGGCGGCTCGTAAGACCGGCCTGTATAGTAACAACGCCAGCGTGTCGGCATTGGGAGCCCAGGCGGATACGAAAACTAGCAGTGCATCCTCTGTCGCGGAGCAGTCATCCTCGGCGAGCAAGGGCAAGGCCGTTGATCGTGTGTCGCCAGGGCCCGCAATGGCAGCTACGACAGCAGCTGAATCCCCCACATCTACTCCGTCCACCTCTCTCAGTCCGGCAGATCAATCTCTAGCGCCTCTCGACTCTGGGGCGGCGGTTGAACCCCTCAAACCATCTCACCTTCGCCAGGTGTCTAGCACATCCTCGTCGATATCTTCGATGATGGAGGCCAACGGGGGTGACTCCGACATTAGTCCCGCGGGACCTGATGGCGCGAATGGGTCACTCGAACCGATGTTCAACTTTCGCAGCTTGGCGGCCGTgatcgatgatgaggagaagagcCAAGCTGCGGAACACGTTGAAGACACCGCAGTGCAGCAAACCGAAGGTTCTTCGAGCAAGGCACCTTCGGTTCATCGACACTCCGCTGATTCGACCAGCCCAGACTCCCCGGCCGTCGAAGTGGAGGATAGCTCTGGTGGTGTCATGCCCAAAGAGCTCGAGAGCCGGTCGGTGGAGATTCTGCGTGAGACAAAGGCCGCGGCTACTCCATGA